Proteins found in one Sinorhizobium fredii USDA 257 genomic segment:
- a CDS encoding Hsp20/alpha crystallin family protein has translation MAKIETKLPVKTEKREPAAREDMWSPLESLRREIDKLFETFRPAAWSVPFSRSLLGFEMPSLTGKEWQIAPAVDLVEKDTEYEISAELPGLEEKNIEVKLSNGTLTIKGEKKEEKEEREKDYYLSERRFGSFQRRFQLPHGVDPDKIEATFTKGVLKLKLPKTPEAQKSEKKIAVRAV, from the coding sequence ATGGCCAAAATTGAAACCAAGTTGCCCGTGAAGACCGAAAAGAGGGAGCCCGCTGCCAGAGAGGATATGTGGTCGCCCTTGGAAAGTCTGCGCCGCGAGATCGACAAGCTGTTCGAGACTTTTCGGCCGGCCGCGTGGAGTGTTCCTTTCAGTCGCTCGTTGCTCGGATTCGAGATGCCGTCACTCACAGGGAAAGAGTGGCAGATCGCACCGGCCGTCGATCTCGTCGAAAAGGATACGGAATACGAGATATCTGCCGAGTTGCCGGGGCTGGAAGAGAAGAATATCGAGGTCAAGCTGTCAAACGGAACGCTGACGATCAAGGGCGAAAAGAAGGAGGAAAAGGAGGAACGGGAAAAGGACTATTATCTTTCCGAACGCCGTTTCGGCTCTTTCCAACGGCGATTCCAGCTTCCTCATGGCGTCGATCCCGACAAGATCGAGGCAACTTTCACCAAAGGCGTGCTGAAGCTCAAGCTTCCGAAGACACCGGAGGCTCAAAAGAGTGAAAAGAAGATCGCCGTGAGAGCAGTCTAG
- a CDS encoding GYD domain-containing protein — translation MAAFIMLTRLSHQAMQSPKLLESLSHQIAEHIRRECPQVPWKANCIVLGPADYLDIFAAPDNATATKVATTFGHATTEIWAATELEQSIQLIRELPPSFVVSP, via the coding sequence ATGGCAGCGTTCATCATGTTGACGCGCCTCAGCCATCAAGCGATGCAGTCGCCGAAATTGCTCGAGAGCCTGAGTCACCAGATCGCCGAGCATATCCGCCGCGAATGCCCTCAGGTGCCTTGGAAGGCAAATTGTATTGTCCTCGGCCCCGCTGACTACCTCGACATCTTCGCGGCACCCGATAACGCCACTGCAACCAAGGTCGCGACTACCTTCGGCCACGCGACGACGGAAATCTGGGCCGCCACGGAATTGGAGCAATCCATTCAGCTTATACGCGAGCTGCCGCCGTCGTTTGTCGTGAGTCCCTGA
- a CDS encoding 1-acyl-sn-glycerol-3-phosphate acyltransferase: MADLARELYPQRARFINVRATSSIERDLGIDSLGRTELALRIERAFRVRLSAQTVAEAETVLDLAEALERAQPMAERVLPGARAAAILPAVPAATEARTLVEALEWHAARHPDRVHLTVLQDEVTSLSAQAWLWAIHNYRATFSASPNFGFEICLNKIADADVEGLDLSSLRMVANGAEPVSARTLWRFVERFGRYGFPATAMAPVYGLAECSVGLAFPPLGRPPLIDGVAEIATPQDAMALEIVACGQPLPGHEIRIVDDAGHECGDRREGRLEFRGPSTTAGYFRNDEKTRALFHDGWLDSGDRAYMAKGDVFVTGRVKDIIIRAGRHLYAHEIEQAVALVPGIRRGGVVAFGTSDRVSGTERIVVVAETLQTDPVSRASLQARIIEVTSDIAGTPADEVVLVPPRSVPKTSSGKIRRSAAKALYESGRMGSARPTVPLQYTRLMLLSASTQARRLARVFRETLYAAWWWTVLSVACLAGSLAVLIVPRLSWRWRVVRWIARAALAAMGVSVSTDGVERIPGRGAMLVFNHSSYVDALLLAAVLPGEPAIVAKRELAEQFIAGPLLRRLGIPFVERYDVTGSLQDAEALTELARKGRVLVFFPEGTFTRRAGLSGFYLGAFKVAAEDGLAILPGAIRGTRSMLRADQWFPRHLPLSIEIGEPIAPSGSGFESILRLRDAVRISMLARCGEPDLGELVKPEPPRSVAWEGHERRIHSTVSRSFRDSRQTTAAARV, translated from the coding sequence GTGGCTGACCTTGCACGCGAATTGTATCCTCAGCGTGCCAGATTCATCAACGTTCGCGCCACCAGTAGCATCGAACGCGATCTCGGTATCGACAGCCTCGGCCGCACTGAGCTGGCCTTGCGGATCGAGCGGGCGTTCCGCGTCAGACTATCCGCTCAAACTGTCGCCGAGGCCGAAACCGTTCTTGATCTTGCGGAGGCCCTAGAGCGGGCTCAACCTATGGCGGAACGGGTCCTCCCCGGCGCCCGGGCGGCTGCAATTCTGCCTGCCGTTCCGGCCGCCACTGAGGCGCGGACGCTGGTGGAGGCCCTCGAGTGGCATGCGGCACGACATCCCGACCGCGTGCATCTGACCGTACTGCAGGATGAAGTGACCAGCCTAAGCGCGCAAGCCTGGCTGTGGGCGATACACAACTACCGGGCGACCTTCTCCGCTTCTCCCAATTTCGGTTTCGAAATCTGTCTCAACAAGATTGCCGATGCTGACGTCGAGGGGCTCGATCTCAGCTCGCTACGGATGGTCGCCAATGGTGCTGAGCCGGTGAGCGCGAGAACCCTGTGGAGGTTCGTCGAGCGGTTCGGCCGCTACGGCTTTCCTGCAACCGCGATGGCTCCAGTCTATGGACTTGCGGAATGTTCAGTTGGTCTCGCGTTTCCGCCTCTGGGGCGGCCGCCTCTCATCGACGGCGTGGCCGAGATCGCCACCCCCCAAGACGCCATGGCGCTTGAAATCGTCGCCTGTGGCCAGCCATTGCCCGGCCACGAGATCCGTATCGTCGACGACGCGGGGCATGAGTGCGGCGACCGACGCGAGGGAAGACTTGAATTCCGTGGTCCCTCGACAACGGCCGGCTATTTCCGCAACGATGAAAAGACCCGCGCGCTCTTCCATGACGGCTGGCTGGATAGTGGCGATCGCGCGTACATGGCCAAAGGTGATGTTTTCGTGACCGGACGCGTCAAGGACATCATTATTCGAGCTGGTCGCCATCTCTATGCGCACGAGATCGAGCAGGCAGTTGCCCTTGTCCCTGGAATCCGCAGGGGAGGGGTCGTCGCCTTCGGCACGTCGGATCGGGTCTCGGGCACCGAGCGCATCGTCGTCGTTGCAGAGACCCTACAGACCGACCCGGTTTCGCGAGCATCACTGCAGGCACGAATTATCGAGGTGACGTCAGACATTGCCGGCACGCCGGCCGATGAAGTCGTGCTGGTGCCGCCACGCTCGGTGCCAAAAACATCGAGCGGCAAGATCCGTCGCAGCGCCGCGAAAGCGCTCTACGAGAGCGGCCGCATGGGCTCTGCTCGGCCCACCGTTCCGTTGCAATACACGCGGCTCATGCTCTTGAGTGCCAGCACGCAGGCGCGACGCCTGGCACGAGTCTTCCGGGAGACGCTGTATGCGGCTTGGTGGTGGACGGTTCTCAGTGTTGCATGTCTGGCCGGGTCTCTCGCTGTGCTCATCGTCCCGCGCCTTTCTTGGCGTTGGCGAGTCGTCAGATGGATCGCGCGTGCGGCGCTTGCCGCCATGGGCGTGTCGGTCTCCACAGACGGAGTGGAGCGCATCCCCGGCAGAGGCGCGATGCTCGTCTTCAATCATTCGAGTTACGTGGATGCGCTCCTCCTCGCTGCCGTTCTTCCGGGCGAGCCGGCGATCGTTGCCAAGAGAGAGTTGGCCGAGCAATTCATCGCAGGGCCGCTGTTGCGGCGCCTCGGTATTCCGTTCGTGGAACGCTACGACGTTACAGGTAGCCTGCAGGACGCCGAGGCATTGACGGAGCTTGCGCGTAAGGGCCGGGTGCTGGTTTTCTTTCCAGAGGGCACCTTCACCCGTAGAGCCGGCCTCTCAGGCTTCTACCTCGGGGCGTTCAAGGTGGCGGCGGAAGACGGTCTGGCGATTCTGCCCGGCGCTATCCGCGGAACAAGATCGATGCTTCGCGCCGACCAATGGTTTCCAAGACATTTGCCGCTGAGCATCGAGATCGGCGAGCCGATTGCGCCATCGGGTTCGGGATTCGAGTCCATTCTACGGCTGCGCGACGCAGTACGCATCTCCATGCTTGCCCGCTGCGGAGAGCCGGATCTCGGTGAGCTGGTAAAGCCGGAACCGCCAAGGAGCGTAGCCTGGGAAGGTCACGAGCGGCGAATTCACTCCACGGTGTCCCGCTCCTTCAGGGACTCACGACAAACGACGGCGGCAGCTCGCGTATAA
- the polX gene encoding DNA polymerase/3'-5' exonuclease PolX, whose protein sequence is MTVHNADIAALFNRMADLLEIEAANPFRIRAYRRAASTIEDLPENVAQMMAEGRSLSDLPGIGEDLAGKIAEFVETGHLKSLEEVEARTPSALAALTAIPGLGPKRVHVLHQSLGITTLEQLAKAAREHRVRELPRFSAAIETKILDEIAKHRTAEKRFKISTAEDFARGLVDYLRSALGITQTLVAGSFRRRKETVGDLDVLATCADGPAAIEHFVAYDEVETVLSKGPTRSTVLLKAGIQVDLRVVAEESYGAALHYFTGSKAHNIAVRKRIQDKGWKLNEYGIFDGEKRIGGRTEEEVFRAADLPYIEPELREDRGEIEAALAGKLPRLVWLQDIKGDLHTHTRASDGKSELAEMAAAAQALGYEYLAVSDHSRHATVAHGLDPKRLAAQLDEIDKLNDGYDGFRLLKSCEVDILADGKLDLPDSILKRLDFTVCAVHYQFNLGIEEQTQRILRAMDNRYFNILAHPTGRLLGERPGYAVDMDRIISAARERGCFLEVNAHPTRLDLDDVHCRQAKQIGVKLAISTDAHSTMGLRAMRYGVDQARRGWIEADDVLNTRSWGELKKLLSRRGL, encoded by the coding sequence ATGACGGTCCACAACGCCGATATCGCTGCTCTGTTCAATCGAATGGCAGACCTGCTCGAAATCGAGGCTGCCAATCCGTTCCGTATCCGCGCCTACAGGCGGGCGGCGTCCACCATCGAGGACCTTCCTGAGAATGTCGCACAGATGATGGCGGAAGGACGCTCCCTCTCGGACCTGCCCGGCATCGGCGAAGACCTTGCCGGCAAGATCGCCGAGTTCGTGGAGACCGGCCATTTGAAATCGCTGGAGGAGGTCGAGGCACGCACGCCCTCAGCTCTTGCCGCATTGACGGCGATACCCGGCCTCGGTCCCAAGCGAGTGCATGTGCTGCATCAAAGCCTCGGAATTACGACACTCGAGCAACTGGCAAAGGCGGCACGGGAGCACAGGGTCAGAGAACTACCCCGCTTCAGCGCTGCTATCGAAACCAAGATCCTCGATGAGATTGCAAAGCACCGAACCGCCGAAAAGCGCTTCAAGATCTCGACCGCCGAGGATTTCGCGAGAGGCTTGGTAGATTACCTGAGGTCCGCTCTGGGCATCACCCAGACCTTAGTGGCCGGCAGCTTTCGACGCCGGAAGGAGACCGTCGGCGATCTCGACGTCCTCGCCACCTGTGCCGATGGTCCAGCCGCGATCGAGCACTTCGTAGCTTACGACGAGGTCGAGACGGTGCTGTCGAAGGGCCCAACCCGATCGACAGTGCTCCTGAAGGCCGGCATTCAGGTCGACCTGAGGGTTGTTGCAGAGGAAAGCTATGGAGCGGCCTTGCACTATTTCACCGGCTCGAAAGCCCACAATATCGCCGTGCGGAAGAGGATCCAGGATAAAGGCTGGAAGCTGAACGAATATGGCATCTTCGACGGTGAGAAGAGAATTGGCGGCCGCACCGAAGAGGAAGTTTTCCGGGCTGCCGACCTGCCCTATATCGAGCCCGAACTGCGCGAAGACCGCGGCGAGATCGAGGCGGCCCTTGCCGGCAAATTGCCCCGCCTGGTCTGGCTGCAGGACATCAAAGGCGACCTGCACACCCATACGCGCGCCTCGGATGGCAAGAGCGAGCTTGCCGAAATGGCCGCGGCCGCTCAGGCCCTCGGCTACGAATATCTGGCCGTCAGCGACCATTCCAGACATGCCACCGTGGCACACGGGCTCGATCCGAAACGCCTGGCGGCTCAACTCGATGAGATTGACAAGCTCAATGACGGATATGATGGTTTCCGGCTGCTGAAGTCTTGCGAGGTCGACATTCTCGCCGACGGCAAGCTCGACCTGCCAGATAGTATCCTGAAACGACTCGACTTCACTGTCTGCGCCGTTCACTACCAGTTCAACCTTGGCATCGAGGAACAGACGCAGAGAATTCTCCGTGCGATGGACAACCGCTATTTCAATATCCTCGCACATCCGACCGGGCGGCTGCTCGGAGAACGGCCGGGCTATGCGGTGGATATGGACCGCATCATCTCGGCCGCCAGGGAGCGCGGCTGCTTTCTTGAGGTCAACGCGCATCCGACGCGCCTCGACCTTGATGACGTCCATTGCCGGCAAGCCAAGCAGATCGGCGTGAAGCTGGCGATCTCCACGGATGCGCACTCGACCATGGGTCTTCGCGCAATGCGCTACGGCGTCGACCAGGCGCGGCGAGGCTGGATCGAGGCGGACGACGTCCTGAACACGCGCTCCTGGGGAGAGCTTAAGAAGCTGCTGTCGAGAAGAGGCCTTTGA
- a CDS encoding 3'(2'),5'-bisphosphate nucleotidase CysQ family protein: MRTAGAAVLRSRNAGLATHLKHDKSPVTSADIGSEAVIRRGCSLLFPAIPMISEERAPALESSFEIPPLCFLVDPLDGTKEFIAGRSEFTVNIALVENGVATAGVIFAPALDRLYVAAGPRMAFMIDENGRRIRLDGMPHDHSHPIVLASRSHLDEQTAALVAQWQPCIIKQLGSSLKFALIAAGEADVYPRLSPTMIWDSAAGQALIEATGGVVLRPNGSPLVYCGSLINRGFVAARTRSLAAKALASIDSERQARLPVSNPLTEESSRR, encoded by the coding sequence GTGAGGACGGCCGGAGCTGCCGTCCTGAGATCGCGAAACGCGGGTCTGGCAACACACCTCAAGCACGACAAGTCGCCCGTTACATCCGCGGACATCGGAAGCGAAGCAGTCATCCGACGGGGCTGCTCTCTTCTTTTCCCGGCTATTCCGATGATCAGTGAAGAGCGGGCGCCCGCTCTCGAATCGAGCTTTGAGATTCCACCCCTCTGCTTCCTCGTCGATCCACTGGATGGCACCAAGGAGTTCATCGCCGGGCGTAGCGAATTTACAGTCAACATAGCGCTCGTTGAAAACGGCGTAGCGACGGCCGGTGTGATCTTCGCCCCAGCCCTTGATCGGCTATATGTTGCCGCTGGTCCGCGCATGGCGTTCATGATCGATGAGAACGGCCGCCGCATCAGGCTCGACGGAATGCCCCACGATCACTCTCATCCGATTGTTCTCGCCAGCCGTTCTCATTTGGATGAACAGACCGCGGCGCTCGTTGCTCAATGGCAACCCTGTATTATCAAGCAGCTAGGCTCTTCCCTCAAATTTGCCTTAATCGCCGCCGGTGAGGCCGATGTTTACCCTCGACTTTCACCAACGATGATATGGGACAGTGCCGCTGGTCAGGCTTTGATCGAAGCTACCGGTGGCGTGGTGCTTCGTCCAAACGGTTCTCCGCTCGTCTATTGCGGCAGCCTTATAAATCGGGGCTTTGTTGCCGCACGGACGCGATCTCTCGCAGCAAAGGCGCTGGCGTCGATCGATTCCGAGCGACAGGCGAGATTGCCCGTTTCCAATCCCCTGACCGAGGAAAGTTCCAGACGATGA
- a CDS encoding host attachment protein, whose protein sequence is MSTATIAHNSWVLVCDGAKALILRNKGDQELLNLVPVEIFSGHQPPTRDLGTDRQGRVYQSQGGARSSMQETDWHDEAEVTFLVQVAEKLSGLVRHKDIANVVLVAPPRVLGILRKRLDPSTRAAVATEVAKDLVKFPIPEIERYLSE, encoded by the coding sequence ATGTCAACAGCAACAATTGCGCACAACAGCTGGGTTCTTGTGTGCGACGGAGCCAAGGCCCTGATCCTTCGCAACAAGGGTGATCAAGAACTGCTCAATCTCGTTCCGGTCGAGATCTTTTCCGGACATCAACCGCCGACGCGGGATCTCGGAACGGACCGCCAAGGCCGCGTCTACCAGTCGCAAGGCGGCGCGCGAAGCTCGATGCAGGAAACGGACTGGCACGACGAGGCCGAAGTGACGTTTCTGGTGCAGGTCGCCGAAAAATTGAGTGGCTTGGTGCGCCATAAAGATATCGCGAACGTGGTTCTTGTCGCCCCGCCGCGCGTGCTTGGAATCCTGCGGAAGCGATTGGATCCCTCGACACGTGCAGCAGTAGCCACCGAAGTGGCCAAGGATCTGGTAAAGTTTCCAATTCCGGAGATCGAGCGCTATCTCTCGGAGTAG
- a CDS encoding ABC transporter ATP-binding protein/permease — protein MRSFWGLMFAYWRSDRWQEAWGLAAIIVVLTALSAMASVWFAEASGELVSAIAFLHHPENPTTLKTILSSAASLATIVVVREVGFTAFRHLFSTTLHRKWRAWLDRRFNDALLDSNHTHFHLQQGAAEAVPTKVAVPDNIDQRIQESIKGMTGGAIGLAIGVAGVALSLFFVGGKIIETSTEVSGLEFLGSYGSACLTVAAVVAYVPISTLLAAKLGEIQQRLDVRMQSAEGSYRRDLATLLHRSFHVAAAKGEGAQRGLHRRRYLDVDHTWANLNILTAIYMGFELVYNFFGSRLVAYAPGLLPYVENRISLQAYITGAELANAIINDCSWFIHVMPDIARLRANATRITDLAKAIEDAQQPREFYARTGHSELRYDQQDPQFGLTIQQLELMHPGDDEPFVTAGNLHVKCGEWTLLVGDSGSGKSSLLKAINGLWPHGRGAIVMPRNVRTLYAAQDIHLPPVSLKALICLSDAIEAHSEAEAAAALSRAGLADFVSDLAMEGRDNQSWDQLLSGGQKQRLVLARILLLRPGLLFLDEPTSALDGEATVAFHQAIRDHCRGATVISVMHDATPPKSASGEEFYDSVLVIADGAVTKTPLANLTTRPVGPARVKPRP, from the coding sequence ATGCGCAGCTTCTGGGGATTGATGTTCGCCTATTGGCGTTCCGACCGATGGCAGGAGGCTTGGGGGCTGGCGGCGATCATTGTCGTGCTTACCGCCTTGTCGGCAATGGCCAGCGTCTGGTTCGCCGAAGCGTCGGGCGAACTTGTGAGCGCGATCGCCTTTCTTCATCATCCGGAAAACCCGACGACGCTTAAGACCATTCTGTCGAGCGCGGCAAGCTTGGCCACGATCGTCGTGGTCAGGGAAGTGGGATTCACTGCTTTCCGCCACTTGTTCTCGACGACCTTGCATCGCAAGTGGCGCGCGTGGCTCGATCGGCGCTTCAACGATGCGCTGCTCGATAGCAATCACACGCATTTTCACCTCCAGCAGGGTGCGGCGGAGGCCGTCCCGACGAAGGTTGCCGTGCCAGACAATATCGATCAGCGCATCCAGGAGTCGATCAAAGGGATGACCGGAGGCGCTATCGGCCTCGCCATAGGTGTCGCCGGCGTGGCCCTGTCGCTGTTCTTTGTCGGCGGCAAGATCATCGAGACCTCGACCGAGGTCAGCGGATTGGAGTTCCTCGGCAGTTATGGCAGCGCCTGTCTGACTGTTGCTGCCGTCGTCGCCTACGTCCCCATCAGCACGTTGCTGGCAGCGAAGCTCGGAGAGATCCAACAGAGGCTGGATGTCAGAATGCAATCGGCGGAGGGCAGTTACCGTCGCGACCTGGCGACGCTTCTCCACCGCAGCTTCCACGTCGCTGCAGCCAAGGGGGAGGGAGCACAAAGAGGTCTCCATCGGCGGCGCTACCTCGACGTCGACCACACCTGGGCGAATCTCAACATCCTGACGGCGATCTATATGGGTTTCGAGCTTGTCTACAACTTCTTCGGCTCGCGCCTCGTCGCCTACGCGCCCGGGCTTCTCCCCTATGTAGAGAACAGGATCAGCCTACAGGCCTACATCACCGGCGCCGAGCTGGCCAACGCGATCATCAACGATTGCTCGTGGTTCATACACGTCATGCCGGACATCGCGAGACTGAGGGCAAACGCAACACGCATAACCGACCTGGCAAAGGCGATCGAAGACGCGCAGCAACCGCGCGAGTTCTATGCCCGTACCGGCCACTCCGAGTTGCGTTACGACCAGCAGGATCCACAGTTCGGTTTGACGATCCAGCAGCTTGAACTTATGCACCCCGGCGATGACGAACCCTTCGTCACCGCCGGGAACCTCCACGTCAAATGCGGCGAATGGACTCTTCTCGTTGGCGACTCGGGGAGCGGCAAGTCATCGTTGCTCAAAGCTATCAACGGTCTCTGGCCGCATGGCCGTGGCGCGATCGTGATGCCGAGGAACGTGCGAACGCTCTATGCCGCGCAAGATATTCATCTGCCGCCAGTATCGCTGAAGGCACTGATATGCCTGTCCGATGCCATTGAAGCTCATTCGGAAGCGGAAGCCGCCGCAGCGCTGAGTAGAGCCGGCCTTGCGGATTTCGTCAGCGACCTCGCCATGGAGGGGCGGGACAATCAAAGCTGGGACCAGCTTCTTTCTGGCGGTCAGAAGCAACGGCTCGTTCTGGCACGGATCCTTCTGCTGCGCCCAGGGCTTTTGTTTCTGGACGAGCCGACCAGCGCCCTCGATGGCGAGGCGACGGTCGCGTTTCACCAAGCCATCCGAGATCATTGTCGCGGCGCCACAGTGATCAGTGTCATGCACGATGCCACGCCTCCGAAATCTGCAAGCGGCGAAGAGTTCTACGACAGCGTGCTCGTTATTGCAGACGGTGCTGTTACAAAAACTCCTTTGGCAAATCTGACAACTCGGCCCGTCGGTCCCGCGCGTGTGAAACCGCGCCCATAA
- a CDS encoding BON domain-containing protein: MNDDIRLRQDILNELEYEPSLDAANIGVIAEDGIVTLTGHVLSYSERQAAVEAVQRIRGVRAIADDIEVRLPEHKKTADDEIASRVLKILAWRASITEPNEIQVKVRKGLVTLSGMVDRHFQRSAAEKAVRELSGVTGIVNQLKLRPPRVEASEIRRGIEEAFKRNAEIEAENIEVDVSDGHVTLRGRVQNLRAQVMAKRAAWSAPGVTAVDDQLSVVGN, encoded by the coding sequence ATGAACGACGACATCCGTCTGCGTCAGGACATTCTGAACGAACTTGAATACGAACCGAGCCTAGATGCCGCGAATATCGGTGTCATTGCCGAGGATGGCATCGTGACCTTAACGGGTCACGTGCTCAGCTATTCGGAAAGGCAAGCCGCGGTCGAGGCAGTCCAGAGGATAAGGGGCGTGCGCGCTATCGCGGACGATATCGAGGTACGGCTGCCGGAACACAAGAAGACTGCCGACGACGAGATCGCCAGCCGCGTCCTGAAAATCCTCGCCTGGCGAGCATCTATCACAGAGCCGAACGAGATCCAGGTCAAGGTGCGAAAGGGCCTGGTCACTTTGAGCGGCATGGTCGACCGGCACTTCCAGCGTTCGGCGGCCGAGAAGGCGGTGCGTGAACTCTCCGGGGTGACGGGCATAGTCAACCAGCTCAAGCTCCGCCCCCCTCGCGTGGAGGCCTCTGAGATCAGGCGCGGCATAGAAGAGGCGTTCAAACGCAATGCCGAGATCGAGGCTGAGAATATCGAGGTGGATGTTTCAGACGGTCACGTCACATTGCGCGGAAGGGTGCAGAATCTGCGGGCGCAGGTGATGGCGAAACGAGCCGCTTGGTCGGCGCCCGGTGTGACTGCCGTCGATGATCAGTTGAGCGTGGTCGGCAACTGA